One segment of Buteo buteo chromosome 6, bButBut1.hap1.1, whole genome shotgun sequence DNA contains the following:
- the GSC gene encoding homeobox protein goosecoid — translation MPVSMFSIDNILAARPRCKDSVLLPPSAAPVVFPSLHGDSLYGSASDYGGFYSRAVAPASALPPAVTGSRLGYNNYYYGQLHVPASPVGPSCCGAVPPLGAQQCSCVPAAGYEGTGSVLMSPVPHQMLPYMNVGTLSRTELQLLNQLHCRRKRRHRTIFTDEQLEALENLFQETKYPDVGTREQLARRVHLREEKVEVWFKNRRAKWRRQKRSSSEESENTQKWNKASKTSPEKRQEDGKSDLDSDS, via the exons ATGCCTGTGAGCATGTTCAGCATCGACAATATCCTGGCGGCCAGACCTCGCTGCAAGGACTCGGTGCTGCTGCCCCCGAGCGCCGCGCCCGTCGTCTTCCCCAGCCTCCACGGGGACTCGCTCTACGGCAGCGCCTCCGACTACGGCGGATTTTACTCCCGGGCGGTGGCACCCGCCTCCGCCCTGCCGCCGGCCGTCACCGGATCTCGGCTCGGCTACAACAACTACTACTACGGGCAGCTGCATGTGCCGGCGTCCCCCGTCGGCCCGTCCTGCTGCGGGGCCGTGCCGCCCCTGGGCGCCCAGCAGTGCTCCTGCGTCCCCGCCGCAG GTTACGAGGGCACTGGGTCAGTCCTGATGTCCCCTGTTCCCCATCAGATGTTGCCCTACATGAACGTGGGCACTTTGTCCCGGACGGAGCTGCAGTTACTGAACCAGCTGCACTGCAGGCGAAAAAGACGGCACCGGACTATCTTCACTGACGAGCAGCTAGAAGCGTTGGAAAACCTCTTCCAGGAAACGAAATACCCAGACGTAGGCACCAGGGAACAGCTGGCCAGAAGGGTGCacttaagagaggaaaaagtggaG GTTTGGTTCAAAAACCGCCGGGCAAAGTGGAGGAGGCAAAAGCGATCGTCTTCGGAGGAGTCGGAAAACACACAAAAGTGGAATAAAGCGTCTAAAACGTCTCCGGAGAAGCGACAAGAGGACGGGAAAAGTGACTTGGACTCCGACAGCTGA